In Endozoicomonas sp. GU-1, one DNA window encodes the following:
- a CDS encoding type VI secretion system contractile sheath domain-containing protein, whose protein sequence is MKGSLQAEALAQKLVAAIDEEVAEQLCTIIQHPRFKALESLWRGLLYMMDAVPGVAPVRVRLLSMSWAELSHDLNLSTSIQTSVLFRLVNRQELNTLGGHPFGLLVVDQAITTEVDEVTGYDDLYTLQLLAELGQESLCPVVMTVSENFLGTSDIDVWTDPERVQRILNSQDFAGWRRLRSLGCSRFLGLVFPKVLLRTPWQHCYQGILFNEHPVYGVGSDYLWGNSAFAFAGNVLQEFNRIRWFGFLRVPGERGGALVKKRATVSAAAWLRLTDSLAEFYSGQGFIPLTTVYLSGDLAFFSNCSLHQSGWEGDDLRIINMLQTTLIGCRFGHYLKMLIREHIGSYDSAVSCQRELNTWLQGYTSNADYADDSVLASYPLKKSRVTIHGNESLGVYYCEVELQPQYQFDVINSSLLLKTDTSELRETE, encoded by the coding sequence ATGAAAGGTTCGCTACAGGCCGAGGCACTGGCACAAAAACTGGTGGCCGCCATTGATGAAGAGGTGGCCGAACAGCTCTGTACTATCATTCAGCACCCTCGTTTTAAAGCACTGGAGTCGTTGTGGCGTGGTCTGCTTTATATGATGGATGCGGTACCCGGTGTGGCTCCGGTACGGGTACGGCTCCTGAGTATGAGCTGGGCTGAACTGTCCCATGATCTGAATTTAAGTACCAGCATACAGACGTCAGTGCTGTTCCGGTTGGTTAACCGGCAGGAGCTCAATACTCTGGGCGGCCATCCGTTTGGGCTGCTGGTGGTGGACCAGGCGATTACCACGGAGGTGGATGAGGTCACTGGTTACGATGATCTGTATACCCTGCAGCTGCTGGCGGAGCTGGGCCAGGAGTCCCTCTGTCCGGTGGTGATGACAGTGTCAGAAAACTTTCTCGGCACCAGCGATATTGATGTCTGGACCGATCCGGAGCGGGTTCAGCGTATTCTCAACAGTCAGGATTTTGCTGGTTGGCGTCGACTGCGCAGCCTGGGTTGCAGTCGTTTTCTCGGGCTGGTGTTTCCCAAAGTGCTGCTCAGGACACCCTGGCAGCACTGTTACCAGGGGATCCTTTTTAATGAGCACCCGGTATACGGCGTTGGCAGTGATTACCTGTGGGGCAATAGCGCTTTTGCCTTTGCTGGTAATGTTCTGCAGGAGTTTAACCGGATTCGCTGGTTTGGTTTCCTCAGGGTACCGGGTGAGCGGGGTGGGGCGCTGGTGAAAAAACGTGCGACAGTGTCCGCCGCCGCCTGGCTACGGCTCACTGACTCTCTGGCAGAGTTTTACAGTGGTCAGGGTTTTATCCCCCTGACCACGGTTTATCTCAGTGGCGATCTGGCCTTTTTCAGTAATTGCTCGCTCCATCAGTCCGGCTGGGAAGGCGATGATTTACGGATTATTAATATGTTGCAGACGACACTGATCGGCTGCCGTTTCGGGCACTATCTGAAAATGCTGATCCGGGAGCATATTGGCAGCTACGATAGCGCCGTATCCTGCCAGCGGGAGCTGAACACCTGGCTGCAGGGCTACACCTCCAATGCCGATTACGCCGACGACTCGGTACTGGCCAGTTATCCATTGAAAAAATCCAGGGTGACGATTCATGGCAATGAGAGCCTGGGTGTCTATTACTGTGAAGTTGAGTTGCAGCCCCAGTACCAGTTCGATGTCATTAACAGCAGTCTGCTATTGAAAACCGATACCAGCGAGTTGAGGGAGACGGAATGA
- the tssF gene encoding type VI secretion system baseplate subunit TssF, with the protein MPDSLLAWYERELTLLWEGARHFAEQHPQQAQSLGISYDTVDDPHVARVMESFALLTARMARQAARESSKISIDLLQVVFPLCVQPLPSVSMIRVAPDIDQSSVKTLPQGTRFRAYIDDDRYCQFRTTRQLELCPFDIVSTHIERRPFGRDNIPCPELAVAMLGLDLAMIDESRRFNELGDDYGLTIYFRGTARLQTLMYDLLCRDLCRILLVDRQGSYHELPLTSFAPVGFGEGDRLLSQEHTFFSDYQMVTELLSLPELFFGFRLNGIGTQLQQFDSREVSLLFCLENMPDEMLLGVDQLRFLLGCAPLVNLFDHIAEPVVVDHRQLDYPLIPDSYSPNTVEIQAVTEVLDITDEQPVVLPPLYGLKHNDGEHHCFWLHRPVDVDTGRYGHLEITHTDMDPGRNQVMVLSPHVTCSNGNQVLDLPANPGLECLDNIILPSDIRLLMRPTAPVARKLDIQTRLNLLVLLSENIVSIFQARDPAGQFRNLLSMYAQRKTTTGVAWLESMSAIRVEPQVAQIRIDGHQCLLQGSEVVFELDPIKLKQSSIMMFSNLLDYLAVRFAGFHSFIQVVIQLKGHQGEYIRCTRRHGYQINR; encoded by the coding sequence TTGCCTGATTCATTGCTGGCCTGGTACGAACGGGAACTGACCCTGCTCTGGGAGGGGGCCCGGCACTTTGCCGAACAGCATCCCCAGCAGGCCCAGAGCCTCGGGATCAGCTATGACACGGTGGATGATCCCCATGTGGCCAGGGTGATGGAATCGTTTGCCCTGCTGACCGCCAGAATGGCACGTCAGGCAGCCCGGGAGTCCAGTAAGATTTCCATTGACCTGCTCCAGGTGGTTTTTCCCCTGTGTGTGCAGCCATTGCCTTCCGTCAGTATGATCCGGGTTGCTCCCGATATTGACCAGTCATCCGTGAAGACCCTGCCACAGGGCACCCGCTTCCGGGCTTATATCGATGATGACCGCTACTGCCAGTTCCGGACTACCCGCCAGCTGGAGCTTTGCCCGTTTGATATTGTCAGTACCCATATTGAGCGTCGCCCGTTTGGCCGGGACAACATTCCCTGCCCGGAACTGGCAGTGGCCATGCTCGGGCTGGATCTTGCCATGATTGATGAGTCCCGGCGATTTAATGAACTGGGGGATGACTACGGGCTGACCATCTATTTCCGGGGTACCGCCCGCCTGCAGACACTGATGTATGACCTGCTATGCCGGGATCTGTGCAGGATTCTGCTGGTGGACCGGCAGGGCAGCTACCATGAGTTACCCCTGACATCATTTGCACCGGTGGGTTTTGGCGAAGGCGACCGGCTGTTAAGCCAGGAACATACTTTTTTTTCTGACTACCAAATGGTGACTGAACTGCTCTCTCTGCCGGAGCTGTTTTTCGGGTTCCGGCTGAACGGAATCGGGACACAACTGCAACAGTTTGACAGCCGTGAGGTCAGCCTGCTGTTCTGCCTGGAAAATATGCCCGATGAAATGCTGCTGGGAGTAGACCAGCTTCGTTTTCTGCTGGGCTGCGCGCCCCTGGTTAACCTGTTTGACCATATTGCCGAACCGGTGGTGGTTGATCACCGGCAGCTGGACTATCCCCTGATTCCCGATAGCTATAGCCCGAATACGGTGGAGATCCAGGCGGTCACAGAGGTATTGGATATTACCGATGAGCAGCCGGTGGTGCTGCCGCCTTTGTATGGCCTGAAACATAACGATGGTGAGCATCACTGCTTCTGGCTGCACCGGCCGGTGGATGTGGATACCGGGCGTTATGGTCATCTGGAGATTACCCATACTGATATGGACCCCGGTCGCAATCAGGTGATGGTGCTGTCTCCCCATGTTACTTGCAGCAACGGTAATCAGGTGCTGGACCTGCCGGCCAATCCCGGGCTTGAGTGTCTGGATAATATTATTCTGCCCTCCGACATCAGGCTGCTGATGCGGCCTACGGCACCCGTCGCTCGCAAGCTGGATATCCAGACCCGGCTCAATCTGCTGGTGCTGCTCAGCGAAAATATTGTCTCAATATTTCAGGCCCGGGACCCGGCCGGACAATTCCGTAACCTGTTGTCCATGTACGCGCAGCGGAAAACAACGACAGGGGTTGCCTGGCTGGAATCCATGTCCGCCATTCGGGTAGAGCCACAGGTGGCGCAGATTCGTATTGATGGGCACCAGTGCCTGTTGCAGGGCAGTGAAGTGGTGTTTGAGCTGGACCCGATCAAACTGAAACAATCCAGCATCATGATGTTCAGCAACCTGCTGGACTATCTGGCCGTTCGTTTTGCCGGCTTCCACAGTTTTATCCAGGTGGTCATTCAGCTGAAAGGGCATCAGGGAGAATATATTCGATGTACACGCCGTCATGGTTATCAGATCAATCGCTGA
- a CDS encoding type VI secretion system contractile sheath domain-containing protein codes for MSDEQAEASATEATPELAESFLDRAIAATGQTAPDTTRNLLATLTRQALEGTVVWSKNLTKTIEEAVAALDDKISRQLSEVLHQEGFQQLEGSWRGLNKLIRNSDLGSRLKVRVLDITRDELLEQFEEAPAIDRSRLFNMVYQHEFGTAGGGTLRCPAG; via the coding sequence ATGAGCGATGAACAGGCTGAGGCGTCTGCCACTGAGGCAACCCCGGAACTGGCAGAAAGCTTTCTGGACCGGGCCATAGCCGCCACCGGGCAAACGGCACCGGATACCACCAGGAATCTGCTGGCTACCCTGACCCGCCAGGCCCTGGAAGGGACGGTGGTCTGGAGCAAAAACCTGACCAAAACCATTGAAGAGGCGGTGGCGGCCCTGGACGATAAGATATCCCGGCAACTCAGTGAGGTGCTGCATCAGGAGGGATTTCAGCAGCTGGAAGGCTCCTGGCGCGGTCTTAATAAGCTGATCCGTAACAGCGATCTGGGTTCCCGGTTGAAGGTCAGGGTGCTGGATATCACCCGGGATGAGTTACTGGAGCAGTTTGAAGAGGCCCCAGCTATTGACCGCAGTCGTCTGTTTAATATGGTTTATCAGCATGAGTTTGGTACCGCAGGGGGGGGAACCTTACGGTGTCCTGCTGGCTGA
- the tssH gene encoding type VI secretion system ATPase TssH: MQQVELKTLVGHLSPELRQALEMAAGLCVHRGHQTVEPEHWLLQLFREPGRDMERIIHSQQLTREVMVDDLEQLLDRLNTGYQATPALAQTTVSLIQDTWLLASVNFQQNTMTAYHLILALLAKESFTLTETPFTRELGKISREKLQSLARQPEVPDKQGGAPPGSQSALDKYTINMTDAARAVLEESGSLSNRSPTIIGRDREIRQIIDILCRHRQNNPILVGDAGVGKTAVVEGLAQQVVLGDVPETMQGVAILSLDLGLLQAGASIKGEFENRLKDVINEVKQSDHPIVVFIDEAHTLVGAGGAAGQNDAANLLKPALARGEFKTIAATTWSEYKQYFDKDAALARRFQPVKILEPDETSAIRMTRGMARLLEKHHQVRIHEDAVQAAVQLSIRYLPERQLPDKAISLLDTACSRVSLSRHTTPAELQHLRQHQQALTSELRELQRDRVTGAAVAERIALLEEEIATAKTEGEVLEQRWRQEQEIVAKMLPLSARVDQQLLTNEVPVATEELNQLSTLQQELEACRQNWPLVFARVDAGSVAEVVSGWTGIPAGDMLRDEIERLMLLEQNLCQRVVGQDDAISGISQSVRIGRAGLSDPRKPVGVFLMCGPSGVGKTETALALADQLYGGEQNLTVLNMTEFKEEHKVSMLLGAPAGYVGYGEGGVLTEAVRRCPYSVLLLDEMEKAHPGVHDIFYQVFDKGRVTDSEGREVNFCQTIIIMTSNAADGVICDLVAQFQRQGKGIPDRDTILAAINDELLRYFKPAFLGRVTIIPYLPLSEPDLTRICRLALGRIEHNLASRYGASLRVDDAVVQQLVQWHSNPKIGARAIEQQINRNLMPQLAAECLAFMAEGKRIASVAVGLDHQRIVYTIG, encoded by the coding sequence ATGCAACAGGTGGAACTGAAAACCCTGGTTGGTCATTTATCACCGGAGCTGCGCCAGGCTCTGGAAATGGCTGCCGGACTCTGTGTTCACCGTGGGCATCAGACGGTTGAACCGGAGCACTGGCTGCTGCAACTGTTCCGGGAACCGGGCCGTGATATGGAGCGGATTATCCATAGCCAGCAGCTGACCCGGGAAGTTATGGTGGATGATCTGGAGCAGCTGCTGGATCGACTTAACACAGGCTATCAAGCCACCCCGGCCCTGGCCCAAACCACGGTGAGCCTGATTCAGGATACCTGGCTGCTGGCCTCGGTGAATTTCCAGCAGAATACCATGACCGCTTACCACCTGATTCTGGCGCTATTGGCCAAAGAGAGTTTTACCCTGACAGAGACCCCGTTCACCCGGGAGCTGGGGAAAATTTCCAGGGAAAAACTGCAAAGCCTGGCCCGGCAACCGGAAGTGCCGGATAAACAGGGAGGGGCACCGCCTGGCAGTCAGTCAGCACTGGATAAATACACCATCAATATGACCGATGCCGCCCGTGCGGTACTGGAAGAATCCGGTTCATTAAGCAATAGATCCCCCACCATTATTGGCCGTGACCGGGAAATACGGCAGATCATTGATATTCTCTGTCGTCACCGGCAGAACAACCCGATCCTGGTGGGTGATGCCGGTGTTGGCAAAACCGCTGTGGTGGAAGGGCTGGCCCAGCAGGTCGTGCTGGGTGATGTGCCGGAAACTATGCAGGGGGTGGCGATTCTCAGTCTCGACCTGGGGTTGCTTCAGGCCGGTGCCAGTATTAAAGGGGAGTTTGAAAACCGGCTTAAGGATGTCATTAATGAAGTCAAACAGTCTGATCATCCCATTGTTGTCTTTATTGATGAAGCCCATACCCTGGTGGGAGCCGGTGGCGCTGCCGGTCAGAATGATGCGGCGAATCTGCTGAAACCGGCCCTGGCGCGGGGAGAGTTTAAAACCATTGCGGCCACCACCTGGTCGGAATACAAACAATATTTTGACAAGGATGCGGCCCTGGCCCGCCGCTTTCAGCCGGTGAAAATACTGGAGCCGGACGAAACCAGTGCCATCCGGATGACCCGTGGGATGGCCCGACTGCTGGAAAAACATCACCAGGTGCGGATTCATGAGGACGCGGTACAGGCTGCTGTGCAACTGTCGATCCGCTACCTGCCTGAACGACAGTTACCCGATAAAGCCATCAGCCTGCTGGATACTGCCTGCTCCCGGGTCAGTCTTTCCCGCCATACCACCCCCGCTGAATTGCAGCACCTGCGCCAGCATCAGCAGGCCCTGACCAGTGAACTCCGGGAGCTGCAACGAGACCGGGTGACCGGGGCAGCGGTGGCTGAACGTATTGCCCTGCTGGAGGAGGAAATAGCAACCGCAAAAACCGAGGGTGAGGTGCTGGAACAACGCTGGCGGCAGGAACAGGAGATAGTGGCAAAAATGCTTCCCCTGTCGGCCCGGGTGGATCAGCAGTTGTTAACCAACGAAGTGCCGGTAGCAACGGAAGAGTTGAATCAACTCAGTACGTTACAGCAGGAACTTGAGGCCTGTCGTCAGAATTGGCCGCTGGTGTTTGCCCGGGTGGATGCCGGCAGTGTGGCGGAAGTGGTATCCGGTTGGACTGGCATTCCCGCAGGCGACATGCTCAGGGATGAAATTGAACGACTGATGTTGTTGGAACAGAACCTGTGCCAGCGGGTGGTTGGTCAGGACGATGCCATTTCAGGGATCAGCCAAAGTGTCCGTATTGGCCGGGCCGGATTATCAGATCCACGCAAGCCGGTGGGGGTTTTCCTGATGTGCGGTCCTTCTGGTGTGGGAAAAACAGAAACAGCCCTGGCCCTGGCCGATCAGCTCTACGGCGGTGAACAGAATCTGACCGTACTGAATATGACCGAGTTCAAGGAGGAACATAAAGTCTCAATGTTATTGGGAGCCCCGGCAGGTTATGTGGGCTATGGTGAAGGTGGTGTACTGACCGAAGCCGTACGACGATGTCCATATTCAGTATTGTTACTGGATGAAATGGAAAAAGCCCATCCCGGTGTCCACGATATTTTCTACCAGGTCTTTGATAAGGGCCGGGTGACGGACAGTGAGGGGCGGGAAGTGAATTTTTGCCAGACCATTATCATTATGACCTCCAATGCCGCTGACGGGGTGATCTGCGACCTGGTGGCTCAGTTTCAGCGGCAGGGTAAAGGTATTCCGGATCGGGATACCATTCTGGCGGCCATCAATGATGAACTGCTGCGCTATTTCAAACCGGCCTTTCTGGGCAGGGTAACCATTATTCCCTATCTGCCCCTGAGCGAACCTGATCTGACCAGAATCTGTCGTCTGGCCCTGGGGAGGATAGAGCACAACCTGGCCAGCCGATATGGTGCCAGCCTGCGGGTGGATGACGCCGTGGTTCAGCAGCTGGTGCAATGGCACAGCAATCCAAAAATTGGTGCGCGGGCTATCGAGCAACAGATCAACAGGAACCTGATGCCGCAGCTGGCGGCGGAATGTCTGGCCTTTATGGCAGAGGGTAAACGCATTGCTTCAGTTGCCGTTGGGCTGGATCACCAGCGGATTGTTTATACCATTGGTTAG
- a CDS encoding type VI secretion system contractile sheath domain-containing protein — MSLVPQGGEPYGVLLADYTFSHNDEDVALLRYLGVVAAASHSPLIAAASPGLFEFDDIRKLGAGRPVAAGFDASAYASWNAFRDSDDARYVALTMPRTLARLPYGEAASPVKGFNFEEFPKGRDGVHRPRSNRDFTWSNAAYDMGLLINNAFTAFGWCTAIRGLENGGKVENLPNYTYVSEAGDRVQQCPTEVNLTDERERSCRTWGCCPWCITKMPTTPCLWALRP, encoded by the coding sequence ATGAGTTTGGTACCGCAGGGGGGGGAACCTTACGGTGTCCTGCTGGCTGACTATACCTTCAGCCACAATGATGAAGATGTCGCCTTGCTGCGCTACCTGGGGGTGGTGGCTGCCGCCTCCCATTCACCCTTAATTGCCGCCGCATCGCCCGGACTGTTTGAATTTGACGATATCCGCAAGCTGGGGGCAGGCAGGCCGGTGGCCGCAGGGTTTGATGCTTCTGCCTACGCCAGCTGGAATGCCTTCCGGGACAGCGATGATGCCCGTTATGTTGCCCTGACCATGCCCCGGACCCTGGCCCGTTTGCCCTATGGCGAGGCAGCCAGTCCGGTCAAGGGGTTTAACTTCGAGGAGTTTCCCAAAGGCCGGGATGGTGTACATCGGCCACGCTCCAACCGTGATTTCACCTGGAGTAATGCTGCCTATGATATGGGGCTGCTGATCAACAATGCCTTTACCGCTTTTGGCTGGTGCACTGCCATTCGCGGGTTGGAAAATGGCGGCAAGGTGGAGAACCTGCCCAATTACACCTATGTCTCTGAAGCCGGTGACCGGGTACAACAGTGTCCTACTGAAGTTAACCTGACCGATGAGCGGGAAAGGAGCTGTCGGACCTGGGGCTGCTGCCCATGGTGCATTACAAAAATGCCAACTACGCCGTGTTTATGGGCGCTCAGACCCTGA
- a CDS encoding type VI secretion system baseplate subunit TssG has translation MLSTQPTLHGYYGTLPYVYQDLEKQMRLSGGRGDTSESISGFFSLFNDQILRHTSQITLDSSLSVLFEQKPGSAQSPRQRLLALGGLPSPKTIPVNNLVRYIAVIGRKTSNLKLLSLILEDYFSLKFRLESPSPMRIPVAPDCRTQLHSRVGYRSRCVGRLGASCLLGHSGYLLYTCVYVVIVINTGAEYQAITRDRQLAPAIMEMCGIYFANLVRFRLQINCPRHCLSAPQLSARPAVHTARLGRLSCLLSELYPEQRVTVDFPEHQTSKWGSRFF, from the coding sequence CTGCTATCTACCCAGCCGACATTGCATGGTTATTACGGCACACTGCCTTATGTTTACCAGGATCTGGAAAAGCAGATGCGGCTGAGTGGAGGCCGGGGGGATACGTCTGAGAGCATATCGGGCTTTTTTTCCCTCTTTAATGACCAGATCCTCAGACACACCAGCCAGATTACCCTGGATTCCAGTCTGTCCGTGCTGTTTGAACAGAAACCGGGGAGTGCACAGAGCCCGAGACAACGGCTGCTGGCACTGGGCGGATTGCCCTCACCGAAAACTATCCCGGTGAATAACCTGGTGCGCTACATCGCCGTTATTGGCCGGAAAACCTCCAACCTGAAATTACTGTCGTTAATTCTGGAGGACTATTTTTCGTTGAAATTCCGTCTGGAGTCTCCCTCCCCGATGAGAATACCAGTGGCACCAGACTGTCGTACACAATTGCACTCCCGGGTGGGTTATCGCAGCCGTTGTGTGGGCCGCTTGGGAGCGAGCTGCCTGCTGGGCCATTCCGGCTATCTGCTGTATACCTGCGTTTACGTGGTGATTGTGATCAATACCGGGGCAGAGTATCAGGCGATCACCCGGGACCGACAGCTGGCACCGGCCATTATGGAGATGTGCGGCATCTATTTTGCCAACCTGGTTCGCTTCCGACTGCAGATTAACTGTCCGCGTCACTGCCTGTCAGCACCACAATTGTCTGCCAGACCCGCTGTCCACACTGCCCGCCTTGGGCGTCTCAGCTGTTTGTTATCGGAGTTGTATCCAGAGCAGAGAGTCACGGTGGATTTCCCGGAACATCAAACCAGTAAGTGGGGCAGCCGTTTTTTTTAA
- a CDS encoding type VI secretion system tube protein Hcp produces MANMYMKLGEATSKGDATAEYTGGDSVGGKGWFAIRSFNWGAARSVSMDIGNGMNRDAGMVAMSEITVSKEMDGASENILSRMYVPGDTGDTVDIIVTKPDRSGQGAQVYLQLQLTNARIVNYSLSASDGATPFEKHCPGLQQGQGETLE; encoded by the coding sequence ATGGCCAATATGTACATGAAGCTGGGCGAAGCCACGAGTAAAGGTGATGCTACGGCTGAATATACCGGTGGAGACAGTGTCGGTGGCAAGGGCTGGTTTGCCATTCGCTCCTTCAATTGGGGTGCCGCCCGGTCGGTGAGTATGGATATTGGCAATGGTATGAATCGTGATGCCGGCATGGTGGCCATGAGTGAAATCACCGTCAGCAAGGAGATGGATGGTGCCTCGGAAAATATTCTTTCACGGATGTATGTGCCCGGGGATACAGGCGACACCGTTGATATTATTGTGACCAAGCCTGATCGCTCCGGTCAGGGGGCACAGGTTTACCTGCAGCTGCAGTTAACCAATGCCCGGATTGTCAATTACAGCCTCAGTGCGTCCGACGGTGCTACCCCGTTCGAGAAGCATTGCCCTGGCCTACAGCAAGGTCAAGGTGAAACACTGGAATGA
- the tssE gene encoding type VI secretion system baseplate subunit TssE yields the protein MSVSLLELLLAREPSGERTTDLRLSVLENIRFLLESRQPLLAPDDDYPLARRSLLRYGLSVDHLGRSYFQASRLSREIEVLLRYYEPRLTEVMVEMVALNERVNSIRFHIEGVLVDRQQRVPVGFDSVLNLTDARVDIVNTEELGMGVISGQEENGIA from the coding sequence ATGAGCGTCAGTCTGCTGGAGCTGTTGCTGGCCCGAGAGCCATCCGGTGAGCGCACCACCGATCTGCGCCTGTCGGTGCTGGAAAATATCAGGTTTCTGCTGGAATCCCGTCAGCCGCTGCTGGCTCCGGATGATGATTATCCGCTCGCCCGGCGGTCGCTGCTGCGCTATGGCCTGTCGGTTGACCATCTCGGTCGCAGCTACTTTCAGGCCAGTCGGTTATCGCGGGAGATTGAGGTGCTGCTGCGGTATTACGAACCACGGCTGACGGAGGTTATGGTGGAGATGGTGGCCCTCAATGAGCGGGTCAACAGTATCCGCTTTCATATTGAAGGCGTACTGGTGGATCGGCAGCAGCGGGTCCCGGTGGGTTTCGATTCAGTGTTGAACCTGACGGATGCCCGGGTGGATATTGTCAACACCGAGGAGTTGGGTATGGGGGTTATTTCGGGTCAAGAGGAGAACGGCATTGCCTGA
- the tssB gene encoding type VI secretion system contractile sheath small subunit: MALNTQHKRISKNRVSITYDVETNGALEKRELPFVVGVIGEFSGDKPDSHKEEVDFRNFTDIDQDNFDAVMATIGPQLNLKVANKLASTGDEGSEDDGEFAVNLSFASMKDFEPANVVQQIEPLRKLMAVRNQLRELLAHADRSRDLEALLKEVLQSTDALTGLSGELGIDANDLGASGDAGEGQD, translated from the coding sequence ATGGCGTTGAATACACAGCATAAACGCATCAGTAAAAACCGGGTCAGCATTACCTACGATGTGGAAACCAACGGTGCCCTGGAAAAACGGGAGCTGCCTTTTGTGGTCGGGGTCATTGGTGAGTTTTCCGGCGATAAGCCGGACAGCCACAAGGAAGAAGTGGACTTCCGGAACTTCACTGATATCGATCAGGATAACTTTGACGCGGTCATGGCCACCATTGGTCCCCAGTTGAATTTGAAAGTGGCCAATAAACTGGCCAGTACCGGTGATGAAGGCAGTGAGGATGATGGTGAGTTTGCCGTCAACCTGTCGTTTGCCTCCATGAAAGACTTTGAGCCGGCCAATGTGGTCCAGCAGATTGAACCCCTGCGCAAACTGATGGCAGTACGGAATCAGCTGAGGGAGTTATTGGCCCATGCCGACCGTTCCCGGGATCTGGAGGCCCTGCTGAAGGAAGTGCTGCAAAGTACCGATGCCCTGACCGGGCTATCGGGCGAGCTGGGTATTGATGCTAATGACCTCGGAGCCTCTGGTGACGCCGGTGAGGGGCAGGATTGA